In the Drosophila busckii strain San Diego stock center, stock number 13000-0081.31 unplaced genomic scaffold, ASM1175060v1 chrUn_01, whole genome shotgun sequence genome, one interval contains:
- the LOC117134992 gene encoding oocyte zinc finger protein XlCOF8.4-like, giving the protein MVKGDPLYETIGPIRIYDELIVYFLPERPEENIIYALRSTLYRQAMDTILQETPLDLSLTLTHKISNLPLSPPTSDDEQKSILSDSSSSLLSLNDNTNDNFLTCSVEHYRDSNLKNKTAENNVNTNLYQFDSKKNYGRSEKSLLPCEVCRKAFDRPSLLKRHMRTHTGEKPHVCLVCGKGFSTSSSLNTHRRIHSGEKPHECQVCGKRFTASSNLYYHRMTHIKVILFLLYVRP; this is encoded by the exons ATGGTCAAAGGAGATCCACTATATGAGACGATAGGTCCAATTAGGATATATGACGAACTAATTGTGTATTTCCTACCCGAACGCCCGGAAgagaatataatttatgcgctgcgcTCAACATTATATAGACAAGCTATGGACACTATTCTTCAAG AAACTCCACTTGACTTATCATTAACCTTAACGCACAAAATATCAAATCTGCCGCTATCTCCGCCAACTAGTGATGACGAACAAAAGTCTATATTAAGTGACTCCTCAAGTTCATTATTATCGCTTAACGACAACACAAATGATAATTTTTTGACGTGTTCAGTTGAGCATTATAGGGatagtaatttaaaaaacaaaactgcggaaaataatgttaatacTAATTTATATCAGTTTGactcaaaaaaaaactatggACGAAGTGAAAAATCGTTATTACCATGTGAAGTCTGTAGAAAGGCATTTGACAGGCCTAGCTTGCTCAAAAGGCATATGAGAACCCACACAG GTGAGAAGCCGCATGTGTGTTTGGTATGCGGTAAAGGATTTAGCACTTCCAGTTCACTTAATACACATAG aAGGATCCATTCCGGAGAAAAGCCTCACGAATGCCAAGTGTGTGGGAAAAGGTTTACCGCGAGCAGTAACCTTTATTACCATAGAATGACTCATATTAAggtaattttgtttttattatacgTACGGCCTTAG